In the Chlorobium limicola DSM 245 genome, one interval contains:
- the queG gene encoding tRNA epoxyqueuosine(34) reductase QueG — protein sequence MRLPDENPAIAIRREAQRIGIASIGFSPLQPQEKAIARISGMIEEKRHGEMRYLETGISERADPSQLLPGVKTIISAALCYNRPEYHAPAPGTARISRYAVIDDYHRVVRSKLEELLSFIRTICDQPVQAVIAVDSSPVLEKAWAESAGIGKTGKNTLLNTTASGSYVFLGELLIDREIHDPAQELPNRCGACRNCIESCPTGALLEPGKLDARRCISYLTIELKREFTPEESRMVGTWLFGCDLCQESCPGNRSRKPAPEGLFTLKKELLDITPEDILNLTGSGFRKLFLGTPIYRIGLKRLKRNARAVLDNLSSSSSVQAPQKGNSSSANDEQ from the coding sequence CGCCTGCCCGACGAAAACCCTGCGATCGCGATCCGCCGCGAAGCCCAGCGGATCGGTATTGCATCCATCGGATTTTCGCCGCTACAGCCCCAGGAAAAAGCGATTGCGCGTATCAGCGGCATGATAGAGGAAAAACGGCATGGAGAAATGCGCTATCTCGAAACCGGAATATCGGAACGCGCCGATCCTTCGCAGCTTCTGCCAGGCGTAAAAACCATTATCTCCGCAGCGCTCTGCTACAACAGGCCTGAATACCATGCACCGGCACCCGGAACCGCACGAATCTCACGGTATGCGGTCATCGACGACTACCATCGGGTAGTACGAAGCAAACTCGAAGAGCTGCTGAGCTTCATCCGCACGATCTGCGATCAACCGGTACAGGCCGTCATTGCCGTCGACAGCTCGCCCGTGCTGGAAAAAGCATGGGCCGAAAGCGCAGGAATCGGAAAAACCGGAAAAAACACACTGCTCAACACAACCGCATCCGGCTCATACGTCTTTCTCGGAGAACTGCTGATCGACCGCGAAATCCATGATCCGGCACAAGAGTTGCCCAACCGGTGCGGAGCATGCAGAAACTGCATCGAAAGCTGCCCGACCGGAGCGCTGCTCGAACCGGGAAAACTCGACGCACGCCGCTGCATCTCCTACCTCACCATTGAACTGAAACGGGAGTTCACGCCGGAAGAATCGCGAATGGTAGGAACGTGGCTTTTCGGCTGCGACCTCTGCCAGGAATCATGCCCCGGTAACCGATCGCGCAAACCAGCTCCCGAAGGGCTCTTCACTCTGAAAAAGGAACTGCTCGACATTACGCCGGAGGATATTCTGAACCTGACCGGATCAGGTTTCCGTAAACTCTTTCTTGGAACACCGATCTACCGTATCGGTCTTAAACGGCTCAAACGCAACGCAAGGGCGGTGTTGGACAACTTGTCGTCAAGTTCGTCAGTTCAGGCTCCACAGAAGGGTAATAGCAGTAGCGCAAACGACGAACAATAA
- the purH gene encoding bifunctional phosphoribosylaminoimidazolecarboxamide formyltransferase/IMP cyclohydrolase produces MSDPVIKRALVSVSDKTGIVDFCRELSLLGVEIFSTGGTLKTLQDAGVAAASISTITGFPEIMDGRVKTLHPKIHGGLLAVRENADHVKQALENGIGFIDMVVVNLYPFEATVAKPDVTFEDAIENIDIGGPSMLRSAAKNNESVTVLTDSADYAQVLGEMRAGAGATTRATRLMLARKVFALTSRYDRAIAAYLTGAAGAEVEGAAAGMTVSLEKELDMRYGENPHQNAGFYRLTDSEGSRSFGACFEKLHGKELSYNNMLDIAAATSLIEEFRGEDPSVVIVKHTNPCGVAQADTLVEAYRRAFSTDTQAPFGGIIAFNRPLDMDTAVAVNGIFTEILIAPAFEDGVLDLLMKKKDRRLVLQKQPLPKGGWEFKSTPFGMLVQERDARIVAVEDLKVVTKRQPTEEELSNLMFAWKICKHIKSNTILYVKNRQTYGVGAGQMSRVDSSKIARWKASEVNLDLNGSVVASDAFFPFADGLLAAAEAGVTAVIQPGGSIRDNEVIEAADANNLAMVFTGMRHFKH; encoded by the coding sequence ATGTCTGATCCTGTCATCAAGCGGGCGCTGGTATCTGTATCCGATAAAACCGGAATTGTGGATTTCTGCCGGGAGCTTTCGCTCCTCGGCGTCGAGATTTTTTCAACGGGCGGAACCCTGAAAACGCTTCAGGATGCCGGAGTTGCTGCAGCCTCAATTTCAACCATTACCGGATTTCCCGAGATTATGGACGGGCGGGTCAAGACGCTGCATCCTAAAATTCATGGCGGTCTGCTTGCCGTGAGAGAGAACGCCGATCATGTGAAACAGGCACTGGAGAACGGTATCGGGTTTATCGACATGGTGGTGGTGAACCTGTATCCTTTCGAGGCTACGGTGGCAAAGCCGGATGTTACCTTCGAGGATGCTATCGAGAATATCGATATAGGTGGTCCCTCGATGCTCCGCAGCGCTGCGAAAAACAACGAGTCGGTGACCGTTTTGACCGATAGCGCTGATTACGCGCAGGTGCTTGGTGAGATGCGTGCCGGTGCCGGCGCTACGACTCGCGCAACCCGTCTTATGCTGGCTCGCAAGGTGTTTGCACTCACCTCCCGTTACGACAGGGCTATTGCGGCCTACCTTACCGGCGCTGCAGGTGCAGAGGTGGAGGGCGCGGCAGCAGGCATGACCGTATCGCTCGAAAAAGAGCTTGACATGCGTTATGGCGAGAACCCGCATCAGAATGCGGGCTTTTACCGTCTTACCGACAGCGAGGGCAGCCGTTCGTTCGGCGCCTGTTTCGAGAAGCTGCACGGTAAGGAGCTGTCTTACAATAATATGCTCGATATTGCCGCGGCAACCTCGCTTATCGAGGAGTTTCGCGGAGAGGATCCTTCAGTCGTGATCGTCAAACATACCAATCCGTGCGGTGTCGCTCAGGCCGATACGCTTGTGGAGGCTTACCGCAGGGCGTTCTCGACCGATACGCAGGCTCCTTTCGGTGGCATCATCGCTTTCAACCGTCCGCTCGATATGGATACCGCAGTTGCGGTTAACGGGATATTTACCGAAATCCTGATCGCTCCTGCTTTCGAGGATGGCGTGCTCGATCTGCTTATGAAGAAGAAAGACCGCAGGCTGGTGCTGCAGAAGCAGCCGCTGCCGAAAGGCGGATGGGAGTTCAAGTCCACACCCTTCGGCATGCTTGTTCAGGAGCGCGATGCCCGTATCGTTGCCGTCGAGGATCTGAAGGTGGTCACCAAACGGCAGCCGACTGAAGAGGAACTTTCCAACCTGATGTTTGCCTGGAAGATCTGCAAGCATATCAAATCGAACACTATCCTGTATGTGAAGAACCGCCAGACCTATGGCGTAGGAGCGGGGCAGATGTCCCGTGTGGATTCGTCGAAAATCGCGCGCTGGAAGGCTTCGGAGGTCAATCTCGACCTGAACGGATCGGTTGTGGCTTCAGATGCGTTTTTCCCGTTCGCTGACGGGCTGCTTGCCGCTGCCGAGGCTGGCGTGACCGCCGTGATCCAGCCGGGCGGTTCGATCAGGGATAACGAGGTGATCGAGGCTGCGGATGCCAACAATCTGGCTATGGTGTTTACGGGGATGAGGCATTTCAAACACTGA
- a CDS encoding arylamine N-acetyltransferase family protein: MKADNFDLQAYFSRIGFHGAASADLATLRGLMRCQLFTVPFENLDVQNGKVVSLVPEEIYTKIVVRRRGGYCYEVNGLFAMALDALGIPHRFVAARPMIYPVRRPKTHMALVAEIGGERWLCDLSFGSYSIREPLRLDWLDREIVQGPATFRLSVNGEGEYLLQSLSDGSWINLYEFNLSTQEWVDFEPANYLNSTHPGSVFVQALMVVLQTPSGKKVLHGERFKVISEGRAEECSVSREEIPELLLREFSLGEDCI; the protein is encoded by the coding sequence ATGAAAGCTGATAATTTTGATTTGCAGGCATATTTTTCACGAATTGGTTTTCATGGGGCCGCTTCGGCGGATTTAGCCACACTGAGAGGCCTGATGCGCTGCCAGCTCTTTACGGTGCCGTTCGAAAACCTTGACGTTCAAAACGGGAAGGTCGTTTCGCTCGTTCCGGAGGAAATTTACACGAAAATCGTCGTGCGGCGTCGGGGCGGGTACTGCTATGAGGTGAACGGGCTGTTTGCCATGGCCCTCGATGCGCTGGGTATTCCACACCGGTTCGTGGCCGCCCGGCCGATGATCTATCCTGTTCGCCGTCCGAAGACGCACATGGCGCTCGTAGCGGAAATCGGGGGCGAACGGTGGCTCTGCGACCTGAGTTTCGGCAGTTACAGCATCCGGGAACCGCTGCGTCTCGACTGGCTCGACCGGGAGATCGTGCAGGGTCCCGCAACGTTCAGGCTTTCGGTGAACGGAGAAGGGGAGTATCTGCTGCAGTCGCTTTCCGACGGTTCATGGATTAACCTCTATGAGTTCAATCTATCGACTCAGGAATGGGTTGATTTCGAGCCGGCAAACTATCTGAACTCGACCCATCCGGGTTCTGTTTTCGTGCAGGCATTGATGGTTGTGCTGCAGACCCCCTCCGGGAAAAAGGTGCTTCATGGCGAACGGTTCAAGGTGATATCCGAAGGTCGAGCAGAGGAGTGTAGCGTTAGCCGGGAAGAGATTCCGGAACTGCTGCTTCGGGAGTTTTCTCTTGGTGAGGATTGCATCTGA